The genomic segment AGCATCACAAATCTTTGTGGTCTTTTGAAAGTAAAAAATAAAGAAATTAGTTCAAAATATCTTGCTCATATTTTGAAACTAGAAGCACCGAAATTCACAAACCGTGTTTTTAAAAATAGACCTAAGTTAACACATAAAACAATGGCCGAAATTCCCATTGATTTCCCACCCTTGAAAATTCAAGAGAAAATTGCTACTATCTTAGATACTTTTACCGAGCTAAGTGCCGAGCTAAGTGCCGAGCTAAGTGCCGAGCTAAGTGCCGAGCTAAGTGCCGAGCTAAGTGCCGAGCTAAGTGCCGAGCTAAGTGCCGAGCTAAGTGCCGAGCTAAGTGCCGAGCTAAGTGCCGAGCTAAGTGCCGAGCTAAGTGCCGAGCTAAGTGCCGAGCTAAGTGCCGAGCTAAGTGCCGAGCTAAGTGCCGAGCTAAGAGAGCGCAGGAAGCAGTATGACTTCTATCGCGATTATCTGCTCAACCAAGAAAATATCCGAAAAATTTACGGAGCAAATATACCTTTCGAAACTTTTCAAATAAGGGATATTTGTGAAATAAATCGTGGTCGAGAAATAAATGAAAAATACCTTCGAGAAAATCCAGGTGAATTTCCAGTTTATTCCTCAGCAACAACAAATGGTGGTTTAATTGGAAAAATTAATGATTACGATTTTCATGGTGAATATGTTACTTGAACAACGGGCGGCGCACATGCCGGAAATGTCTTTTACCGTAATGAAAAGTTTAGTTGTTCACAAAATTGCGGATTGTTAGAAGTAAAGAACAAAAATAAATTTAGTTCCAAATTCTTATGTTTTGCACTAAAACTACAATCTAAAAAATTTGTGAATTATGCCTCTGCAATTCCGGTTCTAACAATAAAGAGAATTGCAGAAATCGAACTC from the Mycoplasmoides pneumoniae FH genome contains:
- a CDS encoding restriction endonuclease subunit S; the encoded protein is MEIKTYKIKDICDIKRGRVISKLDIKKDPGVFPVYSAATNNDGEFGRINSYDFDGEYVTWTADGYGGAVFYRNGKFSITNLCGLLKVKNKEISSKYLAHILKLEAPKFTNRVFKNRPKLTHKTMAEIPIDFPPLKIQEKIATILDTFTELSAELSAELSAELSAELSAELSAELSAELSAELSAELSAELSAELSAELSAELSAELSAELSAELSAELRERRKQYDFYRDYLLNQENIRKIYGANIPFETFQIRDICEINRGREINEKYLRENPGEFPVYSSATTNGGLIGKINDYDFHGEYVTWTTGGAHAGNVFYRNEKFSCSQNCGLLEVKNKNKFSSKFLCFALKLQSKKFVNYASAIPVLTIKRIAEIELSFPPLEIQEKIADILFAFEKLCNDLTEGIPAEIELRKKQLDYYQNFLFNWVQNKKLESLKSL